In Mytilus trossulus isolate FHL-02 chromosome 10, PNRI_Mtr1.1.1.hap1, whole genome shotgun sequence, the DNA window atataaacattttttgcgAGTAGGTTAgtagggaaataattttatttttccaaaaagctTGAAAATTATCGGACGCCGCAGCAAGCCTGAAAatccaaaatgaataaaataatatttgacttagttttgacaataaaattttctaAGTAGCACCAATTTTGCAAGGTTggtcgggattggggaaacaaacaatatttcattttagggCTAAGACATCCACCCAATGACatatttcaatgtttatatataattacatatgACATTGCAACCTGTTTGAACtgattttcattgttcagtgaGTCATATGGCTATGCATTACACATCTTAATAAaagattttctttgtaaaagcCATTTCTTTTGTAAAATGTCATCAATGCCAACCTGCACAGGCAACAAGTTCAAAAACGTCAATTTATCTGATTTGATTGACCCTTGGATAAAGacaatgtataaacatattttttctatgaaaacatttaaaatacaaaccTTTGACATTGTACTGTTGTCTGGCTCTTCAACTGGATCTGCCCAATCAACAATAACATCACAATTCCACACTTTTGATCGTCCTGAGGATAACTTTCGTTTTGCTGTTGAAGCAGATTTGTGAGAGTCATATTCGAGAAAAGCAAATCCTctatttttctgattttcttTGTCAGCAGATCTGTATATTATGACATCTATTAAGCCCTCTGTGAATGATGAAAATTatgaatcaaacatttttgaagaaaagCATCTTTTCTGAACACATCTTACTGACCGAATTATGGTTCAATTtgttcaaataatttattgagaatatatatatatatatatatatattttttttatttactaaattgatatctaatttccaaaatttatttttcttcatgcTAAAAGCAGACAAAATATTAACACTCCATGAATGATACAagaatcaaatgataaaatgtatttgagtcatctgatttttttttatatcttaatctGACAGATTTTTTAAGttcaaatgtaataaaaaaaacaaaattttagtaATAGCATTGTGTTGCTGTACATATaagtagaatttttttaatattatttctaATAAGAAATCTGGTTTCTTTGCatgtttgttttaagttttttcacatcaatcttttttatttaatgtatatGTAAAATCTAGCTAGATTTTCACCTCAATGTTACCTGTACCTGGTATTCTTACCTATACACATCTAAAATGGTTCTGCTTACtgaaaatgttaaacatgttcCAATCACagtgatatttttaatgttactAAGTATGTGCGGTGATTTCATTTGGATCaggaaacttatttttttttttttataaaacttggttATCTTGAAATAAGACCAATTTGGAAAGTCCTTGTATCTTGCACATTTGACCCAACATTTAAATTTACTAAAATCTTTGGTGTGCAGGtgcctttttaaaataaattttaaaaatgaatgtttCAAGTTTTATTCTGTGAAGAAGGGAAATGTGTGCACCTTAAGAGTTGATCAGACAGATTATTAACCTTCTCCTCAAAGAAGAGATCTAACAGGAAATCCATTTCTTTAACAACTTGTGTGAAGACCAACAGCATACTCAGAGCATCATTCCAACATGTTTCAAACAAGAATATTTAAGTTCTTGTATCAACTTATTCATAATAATGAAGTGATAAAAAGTAATGAATATGTAGACTTGTATATAAATCACAATATCTAAAAGCACAACCTTACCTTTCTAGGACCGTAAGGGAATTTTGAATagtaaaaattgaaagaaagaacttttttttttgcaaaatgtaCTCAAGTTGTGAAAAACACATTAATTACAAAactaaattttgatgttttggtAGTACATACATTTCAATCATCTATTGTTTAGATGATGAAAATTTCCCCAAAATtcatcaaaaaacaaatttttcaaattttgatacctgtcttttttgaaaattcttcCAAGATTTCCTCTTTAGATTTGCTCTTAGGGATGTTACCAACAAACAATCTTTGGTTAGCTACTGAGATGTTGACTTTTAAACGCTTTCCAGATTTGATTTCATAGTTGTCAAGCTGAAAACAAAAGATCACGTGAACccataaaattttgaacaatttacaCGCCTTTTGGaataaatttggaaattttaatctttttgtatTTCCATCTGACAGAaagtataaattttacaaatgtatCTTGAATTTGAATCTTACAGAAATCACTAATATTGCATTGAAAGTCTAAAAATGATgtagaattttttaattttgaacagTGAATTTAGAATTTcttgataaaaacttttctcctgaattcataaaatgtttgaaaaaaaaaaggaagatgttTTTCCTATTTCCCCTTAGCAGACCAATCTGTCAGATCACCCTTGGACAGATGAAATGGATCATCAGGCAAGTGTAATACTGGCAGAAATGTGCAGTCAGAACTAATATTAATGATTAGACAAACCTGTTTAACTGCTTCATTGGCGCCATCTCTATCACAATATGTGATAAAACTGTACCCTCTATTGAAACCTGTCATTGGATCCATCATTAATCGCAAGTCCCAGATTGGACCACACTTTTCAAATAATGGAATAAGTTCATCTTCAAACACATCTTTTGGAATTTTTCCACAGAAAACCTTAAAAGATAAGAATAACCCACATTATATTGATACTTGTGTTTTAGTCACTGAAATATGCCCATTccattttaatatagattaatttacatattattttagcCTAGAAcatgaaatacaaatttcagcattagaagcatattttattcGACAGGACTCGTTATAGATAACATGGTTTGTTGTCGGTCCAAGTTTTTAAACCAGGCAACCTGTGAATGAATGAAAAGCAAGATTGAAAtcctatttttcaaataatttttattgtgCAAGACAAATTTTGATAGGAAATATCAACTTGggttcaaaataaaatgatgtcaACCAGATTTTCAAATTGAATCTATTTTATGTCACTTTTTAATACTACATACTTCGTGTCCAGCACCTGGTTGATTAGATTCATCCTGACCTGGAGGAGGTCCTCCATATTTTCTCTGACCTGTTGTTACATCTAAAGAGTATCCTGTTCTGTCAAGaatttcctaaaaataaatcaacatattcattatttattaaatataattctcTGCCAGTAAATTTTTCAAGCTAGCAAATCATAtcacatagaaaataaaagattacaGAGTTTTAGCAGAGTGCGGAATAATATAGTATCCTACGGATTTTACCCCCAAAATATTACAAAGGACTGACacaattttactatttttcaatagaaataatagtGAGGACCAGCAGATTTTCTTCAAGGGGAAAAAGATTTTGCAACTTCTGGTTTCAGGTGACAATATGAATGATTTTAAGAACACATTTCAAGGCATTAAACAACCATGATTATTTTCCATTATTTTCTTATAGGAGCTAACAAGACCATACCTTCAATTTTGCCTCATCAGGGCCTCGAGCAACTGTGGCCGTTGATccctgttttttgttttgtctgtaTGTTTTCATCATGCCACACAAATAAGCACTTTTGTTTGTTACATGTTCTAAAGGACTTTCCAAGAACTGTTTCAATACTGCAATAGCATCATCAGCATTGAATTCTTTCAGAGCATCCAGTGCCCTTTCATCTAGTTCAGCATGTgttaatttttctgaaaaatgaaataaagaactTTTAACCAATTACCATATTAAAAGAGTCCAACAATTATTATGAAGTCTTAGTATACCATattgatttcatttttcttaaaatcgtAGATAGAAATCCAGTGTTATTCTTTTTTGTCATCTTTGATGATCCgatagaaataattgaaaactaaaaaaatcgtAGAAAAATTTGCAGCGCAAACAGAACCATATTTATTACCTGTTTTATATACAGTGCACAGTTCCTCTGCCACTCTTGCGTTTATTCCATATTCAACCAATTTTGTGTATTCTTCTGATTTATCTGTCTCGGCCATGATTGGTTCTTTATGGTCTAGACCATTAACCTGTGCCATCTAAAAAATGCaaatctttattaaaatttcacttCATAATTATTAGGGAGATTACATGAATGCTTGCAGCAAGTGTCAAGATCACAATTTCTAAATCATTAGGTTGTCCCCTTAAAGGTTTAGATAGTTAGTGGGTAGACTAGATACATTTGCATTAATTGCTTAGGGATACAAAcacaaaattgttgaaattgtCTAACCTAACCATCTGGACAGAGAAAAATATGTAGTCATAATTACATAGCCATCCAGTCTGACCCTATAACCAGTAACAATTTGCAATCTATTTAGTCCAAAAAAAGAGTCATTCTTTCAAGCATAAAATGCAGTCAACTTTTTCATATCTAGAGGGTGGCAGTCCTGAAAACTTTTCCAACTGTAGGGGTTAGTCAGCTTACTCAGCAAGAGTAGTTTTTAAGGTCTTAAGGACCAGTATTTGGACAGTACGTGCTATATTcattctttttgaaatatattgataatgaaaaatACCACAGTAATTTTagattcatttgttttatataaagataattagTGTTTCCTACAGGTGGTTTTGGCGTGAAATGGCGCCCTGCCGCGATTTCTTGACGCCCtgccctttttgggaaaaaaaaattggcgccATGCCCTAATTTTGTCGAAATTCTAGACGCCATGCCTTTATCGTCTGTGTGCCCTTCTGCCCTGACGTCATTTCCAAAAATTATCTTGTGCCGTTTTggtgaaatttttatttatcgATTTCTGATCTACAAGTTAATTACATATGATACCTGTGTGATTGCCCCCAGGTTAATCATGTCATTacaatcaattacaattataaagaCTTCAAAGGTGTTAATAACTAAGTAATTTAATTAGGACAATGTATCTTTTTGTCATACTTTTGATGAATGTGTCAGCGAGTGTATTTGGCTTGGGTCTGGGTCGACATTTTCGATCTCCAAGTCACAATGGAGGAGTGTATAAATGAAGACTTTCATGACTTTAGAATtgaattgaaatcaaaataaaactatgcCGTTACAGAAATGCCTTCCATCTCGAACACAGTTTTAACGCAAACGTGGTGGAAATTGATTTCGGAGTTACTTCCCCTGTTTTAGCCTATTACAAATTTGTGCTCTAAAAATATTATCTAGTACCAAAATAAGGAATAAATTACCAATTGAATATATAATACCATAATAATGTTACCTTAAAGATATTAACTGTCTTTGAACATATTGgggaaaaaatattgcaatttctactttataattatactttttattagcAATCCATGTTCTAAACtttatcaaatttgaattgCACAGAGTTGAATAAATTCCAACCGTGCATTGACATTAAAACTTCttaatattgtaataaaagttgaaattcttataaaaatttaatcaaaccaTAATCTTTGGAAAATGAGTAGAGTGAAGTTAaactataaaaacataataaaaattgtatgttgaTGAAGATGTACTATACATAGTACATAACTACACAAACAATGACATAAAGACTATAGTTGAAAtgcatctttatttaaaaaaacaacaacctaTACAGTAAAAACTGGCACCCTGCCCCTTTTGAATTCTAGCTAGAGCTTGCTAGCTaaattgtgtttattgttttaaatatttcatatatacgctttttcttgtttaacatttgttttaatgattgaTTACAGATGTATGTCCTTTTTATAGCATTAAACtagtatgttttaaattaatcCATTTTATAGAAATTGCCTGTTTATAGTTAGTGCCCTAAAATTGTTGTCCATTGCGCTTAATGTGCCCTCTGAGCTAACAATTACCCTGCCCTTTTTAAAAGCTGCAGGAAATAATGTTCTGTCCTGAAAGTGAATCTCATTGGAGTCTAAGCATGACACAGGGACTgccaattttttgaaaaaatgacaTGTGCAAGTCAAATTAATGTGTCGTCAAAATGGGAAATGAGGTCTTTCACAGGGCTCTCCATTGAAACGGGTAGAAGATACCGATTATACTCCCGTATTTATACTGTTGTTTAGCTGAGAGCATACCTGTCAAATAGTGTACTGAATATACTCCTAATTAGTGTTGGAATTATTCTAAACATGGCTAATTCAGTGATGCATGGAGGATAATATGAAACATTGATATCTCAGTACTCAAGTGTATTATATAATTACCGATAATGTGTGTAAAATAGTGTACATAGATGTGGTGGTTGAATATTAAATACTCAAATGAGGTTGACCCGAAGTGGACGGAGAAAGATTTCCTGGTAAGGTAAGGTAAGAGGCGGAAATAGGCCGTTTCTAGTGGCATCAAGTGCCAGCTACTTCACTGACAAAAATgttaattcaaaaagaaaaaaatatatttttcaaatgttaacaGGCAGCCTAGAGACGTATTGTCGTAAAGTAACGGTCACAATAAACAAGGTATTTcgagattactctgacat includes these proteins:
- the LOC134688350 gene encoding heterogeneous nuclear ribonucleoprotein R-like isoform X2; this encodes MAQVNGLDHKEPIMAETDKSEEYTKLVEYGINARVAEELCTVYKTEKLTHAELDERALDALKEFNADDAIAVLKQFLESPLEHVTNKSAYLCGMMKTYRQNKKQGSTATVARGPDEAKLKEILDRTGYSLDVTTGQRKYGGPPPGQDESNQPGAGHEVFCGKIPKDVFEDELIPLFEKCGPIWDLRLMMDPMTGFNRGYSFITYCDRDGANEAVKQLDNYEIKSGKRLKVNISVANQRLFVGNIPKSKSKEEILEEFSKKTEGLIDVIIYRSADKENQKNRGFAFLEYDSHKSASTAKRKLSSGRSKVWNCDVIVDWADPVEEPDNSTMSKVKVLYIRNLSADVSEEVLKEKFTEYGNIERVKKIKDYGFVHYEERDDAVKALDAMNGQKLGKLEIEVSLAKPPTENKKKEQRKREQERRQMMGGYEDFYQPPMPPSRMMPPGGRGMRRPMPPPPRFDYYDDFFGYEDYNDYYGGGYAPQMPRGRGGRGGPPFASANARSRRGHTPWWS
- the LOC134688350 gene encoding heterogeneous nuclear ribonucleoprotein R-like isoform X1 translates to MAQVNGLDHKEPIMAETDKSEEYTKLVEYGINARVAEELCTVYKTEKLTHAELDERALDALKEFNADDAIAVLKQFLESPLEHVTNKSAYLCGMMKTYRQNKKQGSTATVARGPDEAKLKEILDRTGYSLDVTTGQRKYGGPPPGQDESNQPGAGHEVFCGKIPKDVFEDELIPLFEKCGPIWDLRLMMDPMTGFNRGYSFITYCDRDGANEAVKQLDNYEIKSGKRLKVNISVANQRLFVGNIPKSKSKEEILEEFSKKTEGLIDVIIYRSADKENQKNRGFAFLEYDSHKSASTAKRKLSSGRSKVWNCDVIVDWADPVEEPDNSTMSKVKVLYIRNLSADVSEEVLKEKFTEYGNIERVKKIKDYGFVHYEERDDAVKALDAMNGQKLGKLEIEVSLAKPPTENKKKEQRKREQERRQMMGGYEDFYQPPMPPSRMMPPGGRGMRRPMPPPPRFDYYDDFFGYEDYNDYYGGGYAPQMPRGRGGRGGPPPMRGRGGAIPPGGPRGAGAAVRGSRGAVRGRGAPASGRGGRGGITPQKMGQQMARGGKRKAQGDFSMGHTKRRNVQDNWGAQPIAQQPLDSTGYDASYNDSQWYQDSYGQNWG